GGCGACGGGTAACAGGGCGCCGAGTTCCTGGCGTTGTGCGGTTGGTAGGGGGACGGCGCGACCGACGTGGCGCAGTCGTCCGGCGGAGTCGAATCGTCCGAGCAGGAGCGTGGCCGGGTCGGTCAGGCTGCCGACGACGCCACCGACCACTGCCTCGGCACTGACCCGCTTTTTGGTCTTGATCCAGTCAGCTCGCCCTAGCCGGTAGGTTCCCGCCAGGGCCTTGACCACCACGCCCTCGATACCCAAATCCCCGCCGTGGTCGTACCAGGCGAGCGCCAGGTCCCGGTCGGTGGTCTGCGGGCATAGCGGCAGCTCGGGTGGGGCGTCAGCGAGCAGACGCGTCAGGCGGGCTCGACGGGCCGCCAGCGGTAGGCGAAGCATCTCGACTCCTACTTCCTGTAGCAAGTCGAAGATCACCAGGTACGTGGGGTGCCGGCGAACCTCATCGACGATACGGCGGCCGGCGGTAACACGCCGTTGCAACAGCGCGAACGAGGTCCGCTGCCGGCCAGCCGCCCAGGCGACCAGTTCCCCGTCGACGATCGTCCCGGGTGGCAGGGTCGAGGCGAGGCGCTGACACACGTCTGCTGGCACCGTCGGATATCAGAATGGTCCGAATTGCCTGGGGTTACGGCCATGGCGGCGCCCCTACGGTGTTTCGCTCGGCAGGGCCACCCCATGCGGGGCGCTGGGGCCCAGTGCGCCGCACGCTCTGGATGGCGACTGAAAGCCCGCGCGGCTTCCGAATCTGTCGAATAGAGTGCGTCGACGACAGCTGTCCGGCCTGGGCGTCCGGTGCGATGGAGCTGGTGGCTGATGGGAACCTGGGGGGACGGTCCCTTCGACAACGACCAGGCGATGGACATCATCGGCGAGCTGGCGGAGCTGGAGGAGGGCGAGCGGCGGGAGCACATCCAGAGGCTCTTCGCCACGGTGCTCGACCCTTCCTCCGCCCCCGCCGATGCCGAGGTGCCGTTCTGGCCGAAGGAGGTCATCGCCGCTGCGTCCCTCATCGCGCTGGTGCTGCCCGGCGGGTCGGTCGTGTTCGACCCAGAGAGCTCGGACGACTACGACCCGGAGGCCGAGGAGAACGCGGACGACGAGTGGTTGGACGCGCTTCTGCCCGAACCCGGCGGCGAGTTGATCAGGCTGGCGTCCGAGGCTCTCCAGGTTGTCGCCGACCCGGACAGCAAGTGGTTCATCGACTGGGTCGGCGGAGACGACGAAGAAGCCGAATGGTTGGCGAGCATCGTCCGAGTACTAAACGATGGTGCTCGCCGATAAGCGCAGAGAGTGCGCCGTAACAAGGGCAAGGACGAGAGCGAAGAGGGAAAGGACGGCGAGGCACGCGATAGCCCGCGTACTCATGTCCAGGCTTTTTTGTTCTGGGTTCAAGCCGGACGGAGGCGAACCGATGCGAACTTCCTCTCATGGCCGCGATCAGGGAGCTACGGAACGTCACGGCGAATTGGGTTGCCCAGCTCCCTTGTCCGTACCGCGCTCCGGGATGCTTCAAGCGCTCGATCATGCCGATTGAGCATGTACGGTCGCGCCGGTGTGACGGAACCCTACCGATGGCCACTGGTGCTGTACCGGTCAGGTGGGCTGCGTGTCCCGCCAGCGTGGAAGATCGACGTCCGGCGCTTCCGGGCTGGTGAGGTGGAACGGCACACCGACATGCTGGGCGACAGCCCGCCCCTGCTCGGTCGCCCGCCGCGCCTCCGGCCAGGGCGGCACCTGGCCGTTGAACAGGCGGATGTCACCGCCGTGTCGCAGCGCCGTCAACGGCACCTCGTCGAAGCGGCCGTGGTGCCGGCCCGGCCGCCGCACGATTGCGACCAGGTCGACGTACCAGCCCTGCGTGTCACCGTCCCACAGTGCTTCGACGGCGACGACCGGTGCGGTGATGGCGGCCGTCTTCTCGATCAGCTGCGCGGTCGTCGGTAGCGGTGGCTCCGGCTCGACGAGACCCCGCCGGTCCAATTCGGCGCGGCGCTCGATCAGCAGATCCTGCGCCTGATACAGACCGGGCGGCGGCTGCAGTCCGCCTTCCCGACGCAGGAGGACGACAGCCGCGATCAGCCGGCGCGCGCACAGCAGCTCGTCGATCCGGTCCCGCAGTTGCGGGCTCAGCGCGTCCCACCAGGCGTCGTGCGCATGCATGCCGTATTGTCGCCGATCATGTCGGACAGCAATCAGCACCGACGGCCGCGGCGCTGACGCACCATCCGGATCTGCCGTGAGGCGCGATCGAGGCCTCGGGTTCAGCGCATACCTTGTCGCTGCACGGCCTGTCCGATGACACGACCTCCTGCAGTCCGGGCACAAATGTTTCGGGGCGCCCGAGGCGAGCGGGCGATGCGGTGGCAGTACGAGGCGGCAAACGGGCGGTCGTACGCGTGATGTGTGAACGGCATCCTGAATCCTGGGTGCACCCGCAACGATGCCGACCACACCCGGCGGGCCGCGGGGCATGGCAGGATCGCGGGCATGGCGATCATGGATTGGGACGAGTTCTGGGCGATCGTCGACCGCGCACGCGAGGGCGTCGACGACACCCGGACCGGCGAAGGCGCCGAGGAAGTGGCGGAGCGCATCGGGGGCCGCCTCACCGAACTGGGCCGGGAAGCGGCCGTCGGGTTCGACCTCCGGTATGACGCGCTCGCCGCGGAGTCATACGACTGGAACCTCTGGGGCGCTGCCTACCTCATGAAAGGGGGCTGCTCCGACGACGCCTTCGACTACTTCCGCGGCTGGCTCGTCGCGCAGGGCCGCAGCACCTGGGAGCGGGCACTGCGGGATCCGGACACGCTCGCCGAACTCGGCATCGATTCCGACGACGACTTCCTCGAGTGCGAGGACATGCTCGGCGTCGGGCGAGCGGCGTTCGACGAGGACGAGGACTTCTACGCCGCCCTCGACGCGGCGCGCGCCGAGCTGCCCGCAGACACATTCAACGGGCCGCTACTCGGCGACGACTTCGATCACGATGACGACAGCGAGGTGCGCACCCGCTACCCCCGCCTGGCCGAGATCTACCTCTAGTCCGAGGACGGCGGCACGTCCAGGTCCATGTCGTCCGGGATGCCCTCGCACGGCACACCCTGGACTTCGTCGGCGTGGGCGACCAGGTACGCCCGCGTCCTAGTAGTGCTTTGTTAGGTTGGTACGAGTTGGTGGCAGAGAGGGCAGAATCCGAGCCAGGTCGCGAGTGTGTATTGCAGTTCGCGGAGGACGGCGTACAGGCTCAGTTCTGCCCTGCTGCTTTTGGGTGTGTCAGCCGTAGTTGGGTGAGGAACAGTTGGGCGGCTGTGGCGAGGGTGACGTGGCGGTGCCAGCCGATCCAGGAGCGGCCTTCGAAGTGGTCGAGTCCGAGGGCGGTTTTGAGTTCGCGGTAGTCGTGCTCGATACGCCAGCGGCTTTTTGCCAGACGGACCAGTTCGGTCAGTGGTGTGGTGGAGGGTAGGTCGGACAGCCAGTAGTCGGTGGGTTCGTCCTGGCCGGGTGGCCATTGCGCGAGTAGCCAGCATTCGGGCAGGACTCCGTCGTCACCACAGTCGGGTCCGCGTTGGATGGCTCGGCCGGCGGGGCGGACGCGCAGGGCGAGGAAGTGTCCGGACAGTTCGGTGGGCCGGGTCGAGGCGTGGTCGGTGGCGGGGAGCCGGTCACGCCAGCGCACCATTGTGGTGGCTTCGATGCCGTGGGCGAGGGTCAGGTCCTTGACGCTGCGGGCGGGTTGTGGGTAGCGCGGGGTGGGATAGGGGCCGATCCCGGCGTAGTCGACTTCGACCGGGTGGGCGGTGCCGGGTTGGGCTGTGGTCGTGGATGTGGTGGCCACGATGTAGCGGATGTCGCGTTCGGTCAGGCCTTGGCGGAACTCGGCGACTTGGCCGTAGCCGGCGTCAGCGGTCAGCAGCGGCGGGTGCTGGCCCCACCCGGCCAGTTCATCGAGCATTTCCAGGGCCATCATCCACTTTGGCCGGTACCGTTCATCGTCGGGAAGTTTCGAGGCTGCCCGCCGCCGCAGGATCTGGGCGATCTGTTCCTCGCGTGGTAACTGCTTACGTGTGTGGGGTTTCTTCGCCCCGGCCGCGTCAAGGGTGGTTGGCTGCCGGCGCAGCCGGCGGGCGTGCGGGTTCGCGATCTTCCCGTCGGTGTCGGGGACGCAGGACTTGTCCCAGGACTCGGGTACGAACAGCCGCCAGTTCAGCACGGCCGAAGCGGTGTCGGTCGCGGCGTGGATGCTGACGGCGATTTGGCAGTTGCCGACCTTGCCGAGGGTGCCGGAGTACTGCCGGGACACGCACGCCGACGCCTTGCCGTCCTTGGGGAACCCGGTGTCGTCGACCACCCACATCTGCGGGTCCACCACATCGGCGGCGACCGCGGCCAGCCGCCGCCGTACACCAGCGACGTCCCAGGTCGACGAGGTCAGGAACTGCTGCAACTGCTGGTGGTCCACACCGAGCCGCCGCGCCATCGGCTGCATCGACTTACGCCGACCATCCAGCATCAGCCCTCGCAGATACCGAAGACCCGTCGCCCGCTGATCCGATCGCGGTAACCCCGCGAACACCCCAGCCGCGAAGTCCTCCAGCCGCGTCCGTACCGATGCGAGTCCCTGCTCGTCCACACCCGGAAGCCAAACACGTCCCAAACAGCCCTACAAGCGACACACCGGAACAACCTAACAAAGCACTACTAGGTCCGCCGCTCTAGTACTCCAGCCGCGTTTGGCGAATTGAGCGTTCTCGCAGCTCAGTACCGGTTCTAGCTCGGCGAGCGAAGACGAAGCTACCAGATGCGCGTCGATGTCCCCTGCGGGAAGTCTGAGTGCTGTCGCACGGCGTGTCTGCTGCCACTGTTCGAGGATCAGTCATCTTCTCTGCTTGTGTTGATCGATGAGTTTGCCGGTTGGTCGTCGGGTCTGGATGACCTGGTGGCACGGTTCGCCCACCGGTTCGGGCGGGCTGAGCCTCGGCGGCAGGCCCGTAGTTACCTGCTCGGACTCTTGTCGCCCCTGGCCGACAAGAACGGCTGGACCCTCGCGGAGGCCGCCGGGGACAAGACCCCGGACCGGATGCAACGGCTGCTGAACAAAGCCGAATGGGATGCGGACGCTGTCCGCGACGACCTGCGTGGTTACGTCAGTGACCAGTTGGGCGCACCCGACGGTGTGCTGGTGGTCGATGAGACCGGGTTTCTGAAGAAGGGTGTGAAGTCGGCCGGGGTGCAACGTCAGTACTCGGGCACCGCCGGGCGGACCGAGAACTGCCAACTCGGGGTGTTTCTGGCCTACGCCACCTCGAATGGCCGCACGTTGGTCGACCGTGAGTTGTACTTGCCCCGCGGCTGGTGCGACGACCAGGCGCGTCGCGAAGAAGCGGCGATCGGTAAGTCGGTCGCGTTCGCCACGAAACCCGCCCTGGGGCTGCGGATGATCGGCCGCGCCCTCGACGCGGGGCTGCCCGCCCGGTGGGTCACCGCGGACGAGGCGTACGGGCAGGACTCGAAGTTCCGGCTCTGGCTGCAGGAACGCAAGGTTGGTTACGTCCTGGCCGTGCCACGCAGCCAGAAGGTTCCCACCGACACGGGCAGCGCCCGCGCGGACTTCCTCGCCGCCCGGGCGCCGGCCCTGGCCTGGCAACGACGCAGCTGCGGCGACGGCGTCAAAGGCCCACGCCTGTACGACTGGGCGGTCGCATCCCTGCCCGACACCGGCACCGCCGGGCACGGGTTCACCCGCTGGCTACTGATCCGCCGCAGCATTACTAGACTGGACGACCTGGCCTACTACCTGTGCCACGGACCGGCCGGCACCGGGGACGAGGAACTGATCCGGGTCGCGGGCACCCGGTGGGCGATCGAGGAGTGCTTCCAGACCGCGAAGAGCGAAGTCGGCCTCGACCACTACCAGGTCCGTCGTTACGACGCCTGGTACCGGCACATAACGCTGGTTATGGTGGCGCACGCCTACCTCGCCGTCACCGCCGCCCACGCGGAAAAAGGGGATCCGAACCCGCCCGGCGGGGACTCATCCCTCTTACCCTCGGCGAGGTCCGACGTCTCCTGGCACACCTGATCACCCGGGCTCGACCACTGGATCACGTCTATCGATGGTCATCGTGGCGTCGTCGCCACCAATACCGAGCCAAAGTGAGCCACTACCAGCGAAGACTCAAAATCCAGCAGATGCGGCTGGAGTATTATTAGAACTCCTAACTCTTTGAGTGTTGGAGTCGGCGCCAGCAGATGATGGCGCAGGCGAGGGTGAGGAAGGCTTCGTGGATGTCGTCGCGGATCTCCCAGCGGATGCGTAGGCGGCGGAACCAGTGCAGCAGGGCGATGGTCTGCTCGACGACCCAGCGCCGGGTGCCGAGTCCGGAGCCGTGGCCGGTGCCGCGTCGAGCGATGACCGGGGTGATGCCCTTGGCCCGTAGCTCACGGCGGTAGCAGTCGAAGTCGTAGCCCCGGTCGGCGTAGATCCGTTCCGGTCGCTGCCGTGGTCGGCCGCGGATGCCCTTGATCCGTGGCACCTTGTCGACCAGGGGCAGCAGTTGGGTGACGTCGTGGCGGTTCCCGCCGGTCAGGCTCGCGGCGAGGGGAATGCCGCCCGCGTCGGTGATGACGTGGTGTTTCGAGCCTGGCTTGCGGCGATCGACCGGGCTCGGACCGGTTTTGGGCCACCCTTGAGCGCCCGGACATGGGAGCCATCGATCACCGCCCGGGACATGTCCAACTGACCCGCAGCCCGGAGTCTGCCGAGCAGTACCTCATGCAGCTGTTGCCACACGCCGGCATCGTTCCAGTCCCGCAAC
The Micromonospora pisi DNA segment above includes these coding regions:
- a CDS encoding ATP-dependent DNA ligase, with product MPADVCQRLASTLPPGTIVDGELVAWAAGRQRTSFALLQRRVTAGRRIVDEVRRHPTYLVIFDLLQEVGVEMLRLPLAARRARLTRLLADAPPELPLCPQTTDRDLALAWYDHGGDLGIEGVVVKALAGTYRLGRADWIKTKKRVSAEAVVGGVVGSLTDPATLLLGRFDSAGRLRHVGRAVPLPTAQRQELGALLPVAAWRGPYQRHPWPQSLPPAWTGQFDRPQPLDYIPVEPVIVVEVSADVAWEHGRWRHPLRLLRIRALNRRRLHPQLSRVVRRIKESI
- a CDS encoding DUF4259 domain-containing protein, which translates into the protein MGTWGDGPFDNDQAMDIIGELAELEEGERREHIQRLFATVLDPSSAPADAEVPFWPKEVIAAASLIALVLPGGSVVFDPESSDDYDPEAEENADDEWLDALLPEPGGELIRLASEALQVVADPDSKWFIDWVGGDDEEAEWLASIVRVLNDGARR
- a CDS encoding DUF4240 domain-containing protein produces the protein MNGILNPGCTRNDADHTRRAAGHGRIAGMAIMDWDEFWAIVDRAREGVDDTRTGEGAEEVAERIGGRLTELGREAAVGFDLRYDALAAESYDWNLWGAAYLMKGGCSDDAFDYFRGWLVAQGRSTWERALRDPDTLAELGIDSDDDFLECEDMLGVGRAAFDEDEDFYAALDAARAELPADTFNGPLLGDDFDHDDDSEVRTRYPRLAEIYL
- a CDS encoding IS701 family transposase, which encodes MDEQGLASVRTRLEDFAAGVFAGLPRSDQRATGLRYLRGLMLDGRRKSMQPMARRLGVDHQQLQQFLTSSTWDVAGVRRRLAAVAADVVDPQMWVVDDTGFPKDGKASACVSRQYSGTLGKVGNCQIAVSIHAATDTASAVLNWRLFVPESWDKSCVPDTDGKIANPHARRLRRQPTTLDAAGAKKPHTRKQLPREEQIAQILRRRAASKLPDDERYRPKWMMALEMLDELAGWGQHPPLLTADAGYGQVAEFRQGLTERDIRYIVATTSTTTAQPGTAHPVEVDYAGIGPYPTPRYPQPARSVKDLTLAHGIEATTMVRWRDRLPATDHASTRPTELSGHFLALRVRPAGRAIQRGPDCGDDGVLPECWLLAQWPPGQDEPTDYWLSDLPSTTPLTELVRLAKSRWRIEHDYRELKTALGLDHFEGRSWIGWHRHVTLATAAQLFLTQLRLTHPKAAGQN
- a CDS encoding IS701 family transposase, with protein sequence MIDEFAGWSSGLDDLVARFAHRFGRAEPRRQARSYLLGLLSPLADKNGWTLAEAAGDKTPDRMQRLLNKAEWDADAVRDDLRGYVSDQLGAPDGVLVVDETGFLKKGVKSAGVQRQYSGTAGRTENCQLGVFLAYATSNGRTLVDRELYLPRGWCDDQARREEAAIGKSVAFATKPALGLRMIGRALDAGLPARWVTADEAYGQDSKFRLWLQERKVGYVLAVPRSQKVPTDTGSARADFLAARAPALAWQRRSCGDGVKGPRLYDWAVASLPDTGTAGHGFTRWLLIRRSITRLDDLAYYLCHGPAGTGDEELIRVAGTRWAIEECFQTAKSEVGLDHYQVRRYDAWYRHITLVMVAHAYLAVTAAHAEKGDPNPPGGDSSLLPSARSDVSWHT
- a CDS encoding IS5 family transposase (programmed frameshift), with the protein product MVSDDLWAEIAPLLPPRPPRRHRYPGRKPLDDRKVLCGILFVLYTAIPWEYLPQELGFGSGMTCWRRLRDWNDAGVWQQLHEVLLGRLRAAGQLDMSRAVIDGSHVRALKGGPKTGPSPVDRRKPGSKHHVITDAGGIPLAASLTGGNRHDVTQLLPLVDKVPRIKGIRGRPRQRPERIYADRGYDFDCYRRELRAKGITPVIARRGTGHGSGLGTRRWVVEQTIALLHWFRRLRIRWEIRDDIHEAFLTLACAIICWRRLQHSKS